From the genome of Streptomyces sp. NBC_01260, one region includes:
- a CDS encoding DUF5819 family protein, which translates to MDSYDDRGVGGGDGRFAGPDSGRVPTVPEPRAEPEPRTDPDSDPEPGPEPETEPEPRVGSEFRTGSEFRTGSESRTGIAALSFPYQVAAAVALAVIGLITCTQLAMVFLHVAPSNTLTKQHGKGVDEWIYPEFEQNWKLFAPNPLQQNIAVHVRAEIAGADGRRTTPWMNLSGEDGKAIRGNPLPSHVQQNELRRGWDFYLGSHDSQNRANGLRGTLSEQYIRRIVMLRLGEHDYGGTVERIQVRSEVRSVAAPAWSNEKISTKPSYRVLPWWTVTAADLPEGAADPKETDQ; encoded by the coding sequence ATGGATTCGTACGACGACAGGGGCGTCGGCGGTGGGGACGGGCGCTTTGCCGGGCCCGATTCAGGGAGGGTTCCAACGGTTCCTGAACCGCGTGCCGAGCCTGAACCTCGTACCGATCCCGATTCCGATCCGGAGCCTGGTCCGGAGCCCGAGACGGAGCCCGAGCCCCGTGTCGGGTCGGAGTTCCGTACCGGGTCGGAGTTCCGTACCGGGTCGGAGTCCCGTACCGGGATCGCGGCGCTGTCGTTTCCGTACCAGGTCGCCGCCGCTGTGGCGCTGGCGGTGATCGGGCTGATCACCTGCACTCAGCTGGCGATGGTGTTCCTGCATGTCGCCCCCTCCAATACGCTGACCAAGCAGCACGGCAAGGGGGTCGACGAATGGATCTATCCCGAGTTCGAGCAGAACTGGAAGCTCTTCGCCCCCAATCCGCTTCAGCAGAACATCGCCGTGCACGTACGTGCTGAGATAGCCGGTGCCGACGGCCGTCGTACCACCCCCTGGATGAACCTCTCGGGCGAGGACGGCAAGGCGATACGCGGCAATCCGCTGCCCAGCCACGTCCAGCAGAACGAGCTCCGCCGGGGCTGGGACTTCTACCTCGGGTCCCACGACAGCCAGAACCGGGCCAACGGGCTGCGCGGCACCCTCTCCGAGCAGTACATCCGCCGCATAGTCATGCTGCGCCTCGGTGAACACGACTACGGCGGCACCGTCGAACGGATCCAGGTCCGCTCCGAGGTGCGGTCCGTCGCGGCGCCCGCGTGGAGCAACGAGAAGATCAGCACGAAACCGTCCTACCGGGTACTGCCCTGGTGGACCGTCACCGCAGCCGACCTCCCCGAGGGTGCGGCGGACCCGAAGGAGACGGACCAGTGA
- the paaN gene encoding phenylacetic acid degradation protein PaaN yields the protein MAAELSPHQLTEKHRPTLDRALDAIRSRAYWSPHPEHPKAYGEGGSPGSLGAAEGKAAFDAVLNTRVDLGQPGTDGWTGGEISPYGPELGVEYPHADPDVLIPAMRAGMPAWREAGPETRALVCLEILARISARTHEFGHAVMHTSGQAFMMAFQAGGPHAQDRGLEAVAYAYEEQIRAPRTADWSKPQGKRDPIELHKTFTAAGRGISLLIGCNTFPTWNGYPGLFASLATGNPVLVKPHPRAVLPLALTVQLAREVLTEAGFDPNLVALAAERPGEGIAKSLALRPEIRIIDYTGSTAFGDWLEANALQAQVYTEKAGVNTIVLDSTDDYRGMLSNLAFSLSLYSGQMCTTPQNLLIPRDGITTDIGEKTYEDVVVDIAAAVAGLLGDDARANALLGALVNPEVRARLEAAAKLGEVALPSREVANPDFPDAVVRTPLIVKLDGAKPDDDSPYLSECFGPVSFAVAVDSTADAVALLRRTIREKGAMTVGAYTTSPEVEGTLVDVCLDESAQLSLNLTSGVYVNQTAAFSDFHGSGGNPAANAALCDGAFVSNRFRTLEVRRQR from the coding sequence ATGGCCGCCGAGCTCTCCCCGCACCAGCTGACCGAGAAGCACCGCCCCACGCTCGACCGGGCCCTCGACGCGATCCGCTCGCGTGCCTACTGGTCCCCGCACCCCGAGCACCCGAAGGCGTACGGCGAGGGCGGCTCCCCCGGCAGCCTGGGCGCCGCCGAGGGCAAGGCCGCCTTCGACGCCGTGCTGAACACGCGTGTCGACCTCGGCCAGCCGGGCACCGACGGGTGGACGGGCGGGGAGATCTCCCCGTACGGACCGGAGCTCGGCGTCGAGTACCCGCACGCCGATCCGGATGTCCTGATTCCGGCGATGCGCGCGGGGATGCCGGCCTGGCGCGAGGCGGGGCCCGAGACCAGGGCCCTGGTCTGTCTGGAGATCCTGGCCCGGATCAGCGCCCGCACCCATGAGTTCGGCCACGCGGTGATGCACACCAGCGGACAGGCCTTCATGATGGCGTTCCAGGCCGGTGGCCCGCACGCCCAGGACCGCGGCCTGGAGGCGGTGGCGTACGCGTACGAGGAGCAGATCCGCGCTCCGCGGACGGCGGACTGGTCCAAGCCCCAGGGCAAGCGCGACCCGATCGAGCTGCACAAGACGTTCACCGCGGCGGGCCGCGGCATCTCCCTGCTGATCGGCTGCAACACCTTCCCCACGTGGAACGGCTATCCGGGCCTCTTCGCCTCGCTCGCCACCGGCAATCCCGTCCTGGTCAAACCGCACCCCCGTGCGGTGCTTCCGCTGGCCCTCACCGTTCAGCTGGCGCGCGAGGTGCTCACCGAGGCGGGCTTCGACCCCAACCTGGTCGCCCTGGCCGCCGAGCGGCCGGGCGAGGGCATCGCCAAGTCCCTGGCACTGCGCCCCGAGATCAGGATCATCGACTACACCGGATCCACGGCGTTCGGTGACTGGCTGGAGGCCAACGCCCTTCAGGCCCAGGTCTATACGGAGAAGGCCGGGGTCAACACGATCGTCCTCGACTCCACCGACGACTACCGCGGCATGCTCTCCAACCTGGCGTTCTCGCTCTCCCTCTACAGCGGCCAGATGTGCACCACCCCGCAGAACCTGCTGATTCCCCGCGACGGCATCACGACGGACATCGGCGAGAAGACGTACGAGGACGTGGTCGTCGACATCGCCGCAGCGGTCGCCGGACTCCTGGGTGACGACGCACGGGCCAACGCCCTGCTCGGCGCCCTGGTCAACCCGGAGGTGCGGGCCCGTCTGGAGGCGGCCGCGAAGCTCGGCGAAGTCGCCCTGCCCTCAAGGGAAGTGGCCAACCCCGACTTCCCGGACGCGGTGGTCCGTACGCCACTGATCGTCAAGCTGGACGGCGCGAAGCCCGACGACGACTCCCCCTACCTGTCGGAGTGCTTCGGCCCGGTCTCGTTCGCGGTCGCGGTCGACTCGACGGCGGACGCCGTGGCACTGCTGCGCCGCACGATCCGCGAGAAGGGCGCGATGACGGTGGGCGCGTACACCACATCGCCCGAGGTGGAGGGCACACTGGTGGACGTCTGCCTGGACGAGTCGGCCCAGCTCTCGCTGAATCTGACGAGCGGGGTGTACGTGAACCAGACGGCGGCGTTCTCCGACTTCCATGGCTCGGGCGGCAACCCGGCGGCCAACGCGGCCCTGTGCGACGGAGCTTTCGTATCCAACCGCTTCCGCACCCTGGAAGTCCGCCGCCAGCGCTGA
- a CDS encoding Lrp/AsnC family transcriptional regulator — protein MADGGEDPGRIPPARPLDSIDRAILRLLQTDGRASIRSVADRVHVSRANAYARINRLIDDGVIRGFSARVNHERAGQGASAYITLKIVQNSWRTVREQLQALPGATHIALVSGDFDVLLLVHTRDNRSLRELVLTRIQSIPEVLSTRTLLVFEETDLAPGPDRPTELT, from the coding sequence ATGGCTGACGGGGGCGAGGACCCCGGCCGGATTCCTCCGGCACGCCCGCTCGACTCCATCGACCGCGCCATCCTCCGGTTGCTCCAGACGGACGGCCGCGCCTCGATACGGTCGGTGGCCGATCGCGTCCATGTGTCGCGCGCCAACGCCTACGCCCGGATCAACCGGCTCATCGACGACGGGGTGATCCGGGGCTTCAGCGCGCGGGTGAACCATGAACGGGCGGGGCAGGGGGCCTCCGCCTACATCACGCTCAAGATCGTCCAGAATTCCTGGCGCACCGTTCGGGAGCAGCTCCAGGCGCTGCCGGGAGCCACGCACATCGCGCTGGTCAGCGGCGATTTCGATGTCCTGCTGCTGGTGCACACACGGGACAACCGGTCACTGCGCGAGCTGGTGCTGACCAGGATCCAGTCCATCCCGGAGGTGCTCTCCACCCGCACCCTGCTGGTGTTCGAGGAGACGGACCTGGCCCCGGGCCCCGACCGCCCCACGGAGCTCACCTGA
- a CDS encoding NTP transferase domain-containing protein produces MTAYDAIVLAGGAAKRLGGADKPGLRIGGRALLDRVLAACGDAGTTVVVGGRRPTVRPVTWAREEPQGGGPLAALGAGVRHTAAERLLVLSADLPFLGADTVGSLLAAVGRDGLEGAVCTDQDGRDQPLVAVYRAEPLRRELALLAAEHGGLAGLPLRLLTHELRLSRVAADPLASFDCDTWEDIASARARIREHGTVLDEWITAVKNELAIEIDVDTAVLLDLARDAAHGVARPAAPLTTFLVGYAAAKASSDGGGPEAVAEAARKAAALALRWADETETP; encoded by the coding sequence ATGACCGCGTATGACGCCATCGTTCTCGCCGGAGGTGCCGCGAAGCGGCTCGGCGGTGCCGACAAGCCGGGGCTCCGGATCGGTGGCCGTGCGCTGCTCGACCGGGTGCTCGCGGCCTGTGGCGACGCCGGGACCACGGTGGTGGTGGGGGGCAGACGGCCCACGGTGCGCCCCGTGACGTGGGCGCGCGAAGAGCCGCAGGGCGGCGGTCCGTTGGCCGCACTCGGTGCCGGGGTGCGGCACACGGCGGCGGAGCGCCTTCTGGTGCTCTCCGCCGATCTGCCGTTTCTGGGGGCGGACACGGTCGGGTCCCTGCTGGCAGCCGTCGGCCGGGACGGCCTGGAAGGCGCTGTCTGCACCGATCAGGACGGCCGTGACCAGCCGCTGGTGGCCGTCTACCGGGCGGAACCGTTGCGCCGCGAACTGGCACTGCTCGCCGCGGAGCACGGTGGACTCGCCGGACTGCCCCTGCGGTTGCTGACGCACGAGCTGCGGCTCTCCCGGGTGGCTGCGGACCCGCTCGCCTCGTTCGACTGCGACACCTGGGAGGACATCGCTTCGGCCCGGGCCCGGATCAGAGAACATGGGACGGTGCTGGACGAATGGATCACCGCAGTCAAGAACGAACTGGCCATCGAAATCGACGTCGACACCGCCGTCCTGCTCGACCTCGCCCGTGACGCCGCCCACGGTGTCGCCAGGCCCGCCGCGCCCCTGACGACCTTCCTGGTCGGGTACGCGGCGGCGAAGGCGAGCAGCGACGGGGGCGGGCCCGAGGCAGTGGCCGAGGCCGCCCGTAAGGCCGCCGCGCTCGCTCTCCGCTGGGCGGACGAGACCGAGACGCCATGA
- the pdhA gene encoding pyruvate dehydrogenase (acetyl-transferring) E1 component subunit alpha, whose translation MTVQELPGAAAYRPTPPPAWKPLTDPAPLLPDPEPYRVLGTDAAADADPELLLRLYAELVRGRRYNTQATALTKQGRLAVYPSSTGQEACEIAAALVLEERDWLFPSYRDTLAAVARGLDPVEALTLLRGDRHTGYDPREHRIAPLCTPLATQLPHAVGLAHAARLKGDDVVALAMVGDGGTSEGDFHEALNFAAVWKAPVVFLVQNNGFAISVPLAKQTAAPSLAHKAVGYGMPGRLVDGNDAAAVHQVLSEAVERARSGGGPTLVEAITYRMDAHTNADDATRYRGDSEVEAWRAHDPVQLMERELTGRGLLGADGIEEARTAAERMAAGLRERMNADPVLDPMDLFTHVYAEQTTQLREQAARLRVELDAENEQHGTDDGGAGR comes from the coding sequence ATGACGGTCCAAGAGCTGCCCGGCGCGGCCGCCTACCGGCCCACGCCGCCGCCGGCGTGGAAGCCGCTCACCGACCCGGCGCCGCTGCTCCCGGACCCCGAGCCGTACCGTGTGCTCGGTACGGACGCCGCGGCCGACGCAGACCCGGAACTGCTGCTGCGGCTCTACGCCGAGCTGGTGCGCGGCCGGCGCTACAACACCCAGGCGACCGCCCTCACCAAGCAGGGCCGGCTCGCCGTCTATCCGTCGAGCACGGGGCAGGAGGCCTGCGAGATCGCGGCCGCCCTGGTGCTGGAGGAGCGGGACTGGCTCTTCCCCAGCTACCGCGACACGCTCGCGGCCGTGGCGCGGGGGCTGGATCCGGTCGAGGCGCTGACCCTGCTGCGGGGCGACCGGCACACCGGCTACGACCCGCGCGAGCACCGCATCGCCCCGCTCTGCACCCCCCTCGCCACCCAGCTGCCCCATGCCGTGGGCCTGGCGCACGCGGCGCGGCTCAAGGGGGATGACGTGGTCGCGCTCGCCATGGTCGGCGACGGCGGCACCAGCGAGGGCGATTTCCACGAGGCGCTCAATTTCGCGGCCGTCTGGAAGGCCCCGGTCGTTTTCCTCGTGCAGAACAACGGCTTCGCCATCTCCGTACCGCTGGCCAAGCAGACCGCGGCACCCTCCCTGGCGCACAAGGCCGTGGGGTACGGGATGCCGGGCCGGCTGGTCGACGGCAACGACGCGGCGGCGGTGCACCAGGTCCTCTCCGAGGCGGTCGAGCGGGCCAGGAGCGGCGGCGGCCCGACGCTCGTGGAGGCCATCACCTACCGCATGGACGCGCATACGAACGCCGATGACGCGACCCGCTACCGCGGCGACAGCGAGGTCGAGGCGTGGCGGGCCCACGATCCGGTCCAGCTCATGGAGCGGGAGCTGACCGGGCGCGGGCTGCTCGGAGCCGACGGCATCGAGGAGGCACGCACGGCCGCCGAGCGGATGGCGGCCGGACTGCGCGAGCGGATGAACGCGGATCCGGTGCTCGACCCGATGGATCTCTTCACCCATGTGTACGCGGAGCAGACCACCCAGCTGCGTGAGCAGGCGGCCCGCCTGCGCGTCGAGCTGGACGCGGAGAACGAGCAGCACGGCACGGACGACGGGGGAGCAGGGCGATGA
- a CDS encoding dihydrolipoamide acetyltransferase family protein yields the protein MPQVLEFKLPDLGEGLTEAEIVRWLVEVGDVVAIDQPVVEVETAKAMVEVPCPYGGVVTARFGEEGTELPVGAPLLTVAVGSVEPSGSTAESGSGTGAAGAEPSGSGNVLVGYGTGAPPVRRKRVRPEGLSAPAAAAATSAAQPVPVASVAPVPAAVVASAVVPDGAQGPVAVVSPLVRKLARQHDLDLRQLSGSGPDGLILRADVESAIRSVTATPQEAAVTDQASARPGGERVPLRGVRGAVADKLARSRREIPDATCWVDADATELMAARAAMNAAGGPGAGPKVSVLALLARICTAALARYPELNSTVDQEAREIVRLSGVHLGFAAQTERGLVVPVVRDAQARSTESIGAEITRLTEAARTGTLKPAELTGGTFTLNNYGVFGVDGSTPIINHPEAAMLGVGRIVPKPWVHEGELAVRRVVQLSLTFDHRVCDGGTAGGFLRYVADCVEQPAVLLRAL from the coding sequence ATGCCGCAGGTACTCGAATTCAAGCTTCCGGATCTCGGTGAGGGACTGACAGAGGCCGAGATCGTGCGCTGGCTGGTGGAGGTCGGCGATGTCGTCGCCATCGATCAGCCGGTCGTCGAGGTCGAGACGGCCAAGGCGATGGTGGAGGTGCCGTGCCCGTACGGGGGCGTGGTGACCGCGCGGTTCGGCGAGGAGGGTACGGAACTGCCGGTCGGGGCACCGTTGCTGACGGTCGCGGTCGGATCCGTGGAGCCGTCGGGGAGTACGGCGGAATCCGGGTCCGGTACGGGGGCCGCCGGGGCGGAACCGTCCGGGTCCGGCAATGTGCTGGTGGGGTACGGAACCGGCGCACCGCCGGTGCGCCGCAAGCGGGTACGGCCGGAGGGACTCTCGGCGCCCGCCGCCGCCGCCGCCACTTCTGCTGCTCAGCCTGTTCCGGTTGCTTCCGTTGCTCCGGTGCCCGCTGCGGTCGTGGCTTCCGCCGTCGTTCCGGACGGGGCACAGGGGCCGGTCGCCGTCGTCTCCCCGCTGGTGCGCAAGCTCGCGCGGCAGCACGACCTCGATCTGCGCCAGCTCTCGGGCTCAGGGCCCGACGGGCTGATCCTGCGGGCCGACGTGGAGTCCGCCATCCGGTCGGTCACCGCGACCCCGCAGGAGGCCGCGGTGACGGACCAGGCATCGGCACGTCCAGGCGGCGAACGGGTTCCGCTGCGCGGGGTACGGGGCGCGGTCGCCGACAAGCTGGCGCGCAGCCGGCGCGAGATCCCCGACGCCACCTGCTGGGTGGACGCGGATGCCACCGAGCTGATGGCGGCCAGGGCGGCGATGAACGCCGCCGGTGGTCCCGGTGCCGGGCCCAAGGTGTCGGTGCTCGCCCTGCTCGCCCGTATCTGCACAGCCGCCCTGGCCCGGTACCCCGAACTCAACTCCACGGTGGACCAGGAAGCACGGGAGATCGTGCGGCTGTCCGGTGTCCACCTCGGGTTCGCGGCCCAGACCGAGCGGGGGCTGGTCGTCCCGGTCGTACGGGATGCGCAGGCGCGCAGCACGGAGTCGATCGGGGCCGAGATCACCCGGCTCACGGAGGCCGCCAGGACGGGAACGCTGAAGCCGGCTGAGCTGACCGGTGGCACGTTCACGCTCAACAACTACGGGGTGTTCGGGGTGGACGGCTCGACCCCGATCATCAACCACCCCGAGGCGGCGATGCTCGGTGTCGGCCGTATCGTCCCCAAGCCGTGGGTGCACGAGGGCGAGCTGGCCGTGCGGCGGGTCGTCCAGCTCTCGCTGACCTTCGACCACCGGGTCTGCGACGGCGGCACGGCGGGAGGTTTCCTGCGCTACGTGGCCGACTGCGTGGAACAGCCGGCGGTGCTCCTGCGGGCGCTGTAG
- a CDS encoding TetR/AcrR family transcriptional regulator, which translates to MTTAKRDTYTPETLLTVAVRVFNERGYDGTSMEHLSKAAGISKSSIYHHVAGKEELLRRAVSRALDGLFGILDESGATRGRAIGRVEYVTRRTVEVLIAELPYVTLLLRVRGNTKTERWALERRREFDQRVGDLLKAAVADGDLRSDVDIRLATRLLFGMVNSLVEWYRPLPDGGAERDQLADTVVQLAFDGMKSSR; encoded by the coding sequence ATGACCACGGCCAAGCGGGACACGTACACCCCGGAGACCCTGCTCACCGTCGCTGTCCGTGTCTTCAACGAGCGCGGTTACGACGGCACGTCCATGGAGCACCTCTCGAAGGCGGCGGGGATCTCCAAGTCGTCCATCTACCACCATGTGGCCGGCAAGGAAGAACTGCTGCGGCGAGCGGTCAGCCGGGCGCTGGACGGGCTCTTCGGAATCCTCGACGAGTCGGGTGCGACGCGCGGTCGCGCGATCGGGCGGGTCGAGTACGTCACCCGTCGTACCGTCGAGGTGTTGATAGCCGAACTGCCCTACGTCACGCTGCTGCTGCGGGTGCGGGGCAACACGAAGACCGAGCGCTGGGCGCTGGAGCGGCGGCGCGAGTTCGACCAGCGGGTGGGCGATCTGCTCAAGGCCGCGGTCGCGGACGGCGACCTCCGTTCCGACGTGGACATACGCCTGGCGACCCGGCTGCTTTTCGGCATGGTCAACTCCCTGGTGGAGTGGTACCGGCCGTTGCCGGACGGCGGCGCGGAACGGGACCAGCTCGCGGACACCGTCGTACAGCTGGCCTTCGACGGCATGAAGTCCAGCCGCTGA
- a CDS encoding alpha-ketoacid dehydrogenase subunit beta gives MTTAAATAGERTAKAKPATMAQALGRALRDSMAQDPSVHVLGEDVGTLGGVFRITDGLAKEFGEDRCTDTPLAEAGILGAAVGMAMYGLRPVVEMQFDAFAYPAFEQLISHVAKMRNRTAGAMPLPITVRVPYGGGIGGVEHHSDSSEAYYMATPGLHVVTPATVDDAYGLLRASIASDDPVVFLEPKRLYWSKAAWSPHAPAPVEPIGRAVVRRPGRSATLITYGPSLPVCMEAAQAAVEEGWDLEVVDLRSLVPFDDETVAASVRRTGRAVVVHESTGFGGPGGEIAARITERCFHHLEAPVLRVAGFDIPYPPPMQERHHLPGVDRVLDAVARLQWEAEH, from the coding sequence ATGACCACCGCAGCGGCCACGGCCGGAGAGCGGACGGCGAAGGCCAAACCCGCCACCATGGCGCAGGCCCTCGGGCGTGCGCTGCGCGACTCGATGGCGCAGGACCCCTCCGTGCACGTCCTCGGGGAGGACGTCGGGACGCTCGGCGGTGTCTTCCGGATCACCGACGGCCTGGCGAAGGAGTTCGGCGAGGACCGTTGCACGGACACCCCGCTGGCCGAGGCCGGCATCCTCGGGGCGGCCGTCGGCATGGCGATGTACGGGCTGCGGCCCGTCGTCGAGATGCAGTTCGACGCCTTCGCCTATCCGGCGTTCGAGCAGCTCATCAGCCATGTCGCCAAGATGCGGAACCGGACCGCGGGCGCCATGCCGCTGCCGATCACGGTCCGGGTGCCGTACGGCGGCGGAATCGGCGGCGTCGAGCACCACAGCGACTCCTCGGAGGCGTACTACATGGCGACTCCTGGTCTCCATGTCGTCACGCCCGCCACCGTCGATGACGCCTACGGGCTGCTGAGGGCCTCGATCGCCTCCGACGATCCGGTGGTCTTCCTGGAGCCCAAGCGGCTCTACTGGTCGAAGGCGGCCTGGTCGCCGCACGCGCCCGCCCCCGTGGAGCCCATCGGGCGGGCCGTCGTGCGCCGGCCCGGACGCAGCGCGACCCTGATCACGTACGGGCCTTCCCTGCCCGTCTGCATGGAGGCCGCGCAGGCCGCGGTCGAGGAGGGCTGGGACCTCGAAGTCGTCGATCTGCGCTCGCTGGTGCCGTTCGACGACGAGACGGTGGCCGCCTCCGTGCGGCGCACCGGCCGTGCGGTCGTCGTCCATGAGTCCACCGGCTTCGGCGGTCCGGGCGGCGAGATCGCGGCCCGGATCACCGAGCGCTGCTTCCACCATCTGGAGGCGCCGGTGCTGCGCGTCGCCGGTTTCGACATCCCGTATCCGCCGCCGATGCAGGAGCGACACCACCTGCCGGGCGTGGACCGGGTGCTCGACGCCGTCGCGCGACTGCAGTGGGAGGCGGAGCACTGA
- a CDS encoding HTTM domain-containing protein, which yields MSTPGPDRRLARGIQRITASSLGRYQSAVIRIGFSATYLLFLLRELPHRHEMYGPNAPWRWDMAEQLISNNQAFTTLMWSDSTVWFEIVYALAILAAVLLLVGWHTRAVSILFMAGVLSLQNRSIFMGDGGDNVLHLMAIYLVLTRCGQVWSLDARRAARGAQAVRAADGGGEPVGGGEAGGGRPVRGDVAGPLLWVAFGAVLLGATVTDSLGGTVWLPVLFWVLWTGHGAWWAVNRYAPHSESRTLLDIIANLAHNATLVVIMAEVCLIYSTAGWYKIQGSRWQDGTALYYPLKLHYFTPWPGLSDILASSGVMVMVLTYATVIVQVAFPFTLFNRRVKNVLLVVMIGEHAGIALLLGLPFFSMAMIAADAVFLPTVFLVWLGSRAALGRELLFRPRGKVPGTRDGAEDREAPQHSGGGGHTLVG from the coding sequence GTGAGCACGCCCGGCCCCGACCGCCGGCTCGCCCGCGGTATCCAGCGCATCACCGCCTCGTCCCTCGGCCGGTACCAGAGCGCCGTCATCCGGATCGGCTTCTCCGCCACGTACCTGCTGTTCCTGCTGCGGGAGCTGCCGCACCGGCACGAGATGTACGGCCCGAACGCCCCGTGGCGCTGGGACATGGCGGAGCAGCTGATATCGAACAACCAGGCCTTCACCACACTCATGTGGTCGGACAGCACCGTCTGGTTCGAGATCGTGTACGCGCTGGCGATCCTCGCCGCGGTGTTGCTGCTGGTGGGCTGGCACACCCGCGCCGTGTCCATCCTGTTCATGGCCGGAGTCCTCTCGCTGCAGAACCGCAGCATCTTCATGGGCGACGGCGGCGACAACGTCCTCCACCTGATGGCGATCTACCTGGTGCTGACCCGGTGCGGGCAGGTCTGGTCGCTGGACGCCCGGCGCGCCGCGCGCGGAGCACAGGCGGTCCGGGCCGCGGACGGGGGCGGGGAGCCGGTAGGTGGCGGGGAGGCCGGCGGGGGACGTCCGGTGCGCGGGGACGTGGCCGGTCCGCTGCTGTGGGTGGCGTTCGGCGCCGTTCTGCTCGGGGCCACGGTGACGGACAGCCTGGGCGGAACCGTCTGGCTGCCGGTGCTGTTCTGGGTTCTGTGGACCGGCCACGGTGCATGGTGGGCCGTGAACCGGTACGCGCCGCACAGCGAGTCGCGCACCCTGCTCGACATCATCGCCAACCTCGCCCACAACGCCACCCTCGTCGTGATCATGGCCGAGGTCTGCCTGATCTACTCCACCGCGGGCTGGTACAAGATCCAGGGTTCGAGGTGGCAGGACGGCACGGCGCTGTACTACCCGCTCAAGCTCCACTACTTCACGCCGTGGCCCGGCCTCTCCGACATCCTCGCCTCAAGCGGGGTGATGGTGATGGTGCTGACGTACGCCACGGTCATCGTGCAGGTCGCGTTCCCGTTCACCCTGTTCAACCGGCGGGTCAAGAACGTCCTGCTCGTCGTGATGATCGGCGAGCACGCCGGTATCGCCCTGCTGCTGGGGCTGCCCTTCTTCTCGATGGCCATGATCGCCGCGGACGCCGTCTTCCTGCCGACCGTCTTCCTGGTGTGGCTGGGGAGCCGGGCGGCGCTCGGGCGCGAGCTGTTGTTCCGGCCGCGCGGCAAGGTCCCGGGGACCCGGGACGGAGCCGAGGACCGGGAGGCACCGCAGCACAGCGGCGGCGGGGGCCATACGCTCGTCGGGTGA
- a CDS encoding TrmH family RNA methyltransferase, with translation MSSETGSTGSTSRNPSTDESATAEPPVVDEPAQYDDGFGAEIGVGPHPLPWPVGERYDPELLAHGDRRNVGDAYRYWTREAIVADLDLRRHDFHVAVENWGHDFNIGSVVRTANAFLAKEIHIVGRRRWNRRGAMVTDRYQHVRHHPDTTDLTAWAEAEGLPIIGIDNLPGAVPLERTELPRRCVLLFGQEGPGLTEEARKHASMVCSIAQFGSTRSINAGAAAAIAMHAWVQRHADIPGAGV, from the coding sequence GTGAGCAGCGAGACCGGGAGCACCGGCAGTACCAGCAGGAATCCGTCGACCGATGAGTCCGCGACGGCCGAGCCGCCCGTGGTGGACGAGCCGGCTCAGTACGACGACGGGTTCGGGGCGGAGATCGGCGTCGGGCCGCACCCGCTGCCCTGGCCCGTGGGCGAGCGCTACGACCCCGAGCTGCTCGCCCACGGCGACCGGCGCAATGTGGGCGACGCGTACCGGTACTGGACCCGGGAGGCGATCGTCGCCGATCTGGATCTGCGGCGGCACGACTTCCACGTGGCGGTGGAGAACTGGGGCCACGACTTCAATATCGGCTCGGTGGTGCGCACCGCGAACGCGTTCCTCGCCAAGGAGATCCACATCGTGGGGCGGCGGCGCTGGAACCGTCGCGGGGCGATGGTCACCGACCGCTACCAGCATGTCCGCCACCACCCCGACACCACGGATCTGACCGCCTGGGCGGAGGCCGAGGGGCTGCCGATCATCGGCATCGACAATCTGCCGGGCGCGGTGCCGCTGGAGCGGACCGAGCTGCCGCGGCGCTGTGTGCTGCTGTTCGGGCAGGAGGGGCCCGGACTGACCGAGGAGGCCCGTAAGCACGCGTCGATGGTGTGCTCGATCGCGCAGTTCGGGTCCACGCGGTCGATCAATGCGGGGGCGGCGGCGGCGATTGCCATGCACGCGTGGGTGCAGCGCCATGCGGACATCCCCGGGGCGGGCGTGTAG